Proteins encoded together in one Janthinobacterium tructae window:
- a CDS encoding response regulator transcription factor: MLNLILLEDEAVLRQELTEFLGDCGYRVSAVANLADFRACYAPTQHHIAVIDLGLPDGDGMELVRALRAEGRQLGIVVFTARSAMQHKVSGLIDGADYYLPKNTDLDELAATLSSLRRRLGEPVTVPTWILELGPRRLLPPGCCAIALSQQDLTVLQVLMAEPERIVSRQQIVESLGEDFLDYDQRRLDTQIRRLRRKTEQATGLSLPINTARNAGYRFFANAAVRP; the protein is encoded by the coding sequence ATGTTGAACCTTATTCTGCTTGAAGATGAAGCCGTCCTGCGGCAAGAACTGACCGAATTTCTTGGCGATTGCGGCTATCGCGTCAGTGCAGTCGCCAACCTGGCTGACTTTCGAGCCTGTTACGCTCCCACGCAGCACCATATTGCCGTCATCGACCTGGGCTTGCCCGATGGCGACGGCATGGAACTGGTCCGCGCGCTGCGGGCCGAGGGCCGGCAACTAGGCATTGTCGTCTTTACTGCGCGCAGCGCGATGCAACACAAGGTAAGCGGCTTGATCGACGGCGCCGATTACTATCTGCCGAAAAATACCGACCTCGATGAGCTGGCTGCCACCCTGAGCAGCCTGCGCCGCCGCCTGGGCGAACCGGTGACCGTGCCCACGTGGATACTCGAACTGGGGCCGCGCCGCCTGTTGCCGCCCGGTTGCTGCGCCATCGCGCTGTCGCAGCAAGACTTGACCGTGCTGCAGGTACTGATGGCAGAGCCCGAGCGCATCGTCAGCCGCCAGCAAATCGTCGAGTCGCTGGGCGAGGATTTCCTCGACTACGATCAGCGCCGCCTCGACACGCAGATCCGCCGCCTGCGCCGCAAGACCGAGCAAGCCACCGGGCTGTCCCTGCCCATCAATACGGCGCGCAACGCCGGTTACCGCTTCTTCGCCAACGCGGCAGTACGGCCCTGA